From a single Collibacillus ludicampi genomic region:
- a CDS encoding SRPBCC family protein, whose translation MNNLTKIKIFKPVNEVFEAFVDPSKIGNFWFSSSSERWEQGKTITLRYDEYDAQADIKIMEIEENKKIVFQWGADGEGNVVTITLKELDNASTIVEVNEEGFNENDDELISNLLGNKEGWVYMLTCLKGYLEFGVNKLRAGLVKG comes from the coding sequence ATGAACAACCTTACGAAAATTAAAATATTCAAGCCCGTTAATGAAGTGTTTGAAGCCTTCGTTGACCCTTCAAAAATAGGGAATTTTTGGTTCTCATCGAGTTCTGAAAGATGGGAACAAGGCAAGACGATTACATTGAGATATGATGAATACGATGCACAAGCTGATATAAAAATAATGGAAATCGAGGAAAATAAGAAAATCGTTTTCCAGTGGGGTGCAGATGGGGAAGGAAATGTTGTAACGATTACGCTGAAAGAGTTGGATAATGCGAGTACAATTGTTGAAGTTAACGAAGAAGGTTTTAATGAAAATGATGATGAACTAATAAGTAATTTGTTAGGTAACAAAGAAGGCTGGGTTTATATGTTAACCTGTTTAAAGGGTTATTTGGAATTTGGCGTTAACAAATTGAGAGCAGGATTGGTTAAGGGGTAA
- a CDS encoding alpha/beta fold hydrolase has protein sequence MQKNITKPEGDYTRGFFEGPDNTTLSFIDYGGDGLPLLALHGHMNEGRFVQGLADAIRDDYRVIALDQRGHGESSRPSSFANDRYVDDTLALLDYLGVQKAVILGHSLGGVVAYRLAARRPERVLALIVVDIGAVVDNDLTFVASWPHRAPTREALIAALGHLGPAHAYSMRQYEDGWGLPFVAEDMIISQRELNGDYWHDWLASRVPTFLLHGTRSKVLSYEHAEEMAHRRPNTTLVHINAGHAIYYDNPDRYVAEVQNFLKSIGQTQ, from the coding sequence ATGCAAAAAAATATTACTAAACCTGAAGGAGATTACACGAGAGGTTTTTTTGAGGGCCCTGACAATACTACGTTGTCGTTCATTGACTACGGAGGTGACGGGCTGCCTCTTCTGGCATTGCACGGCCACATGAATGAAGGGCGTTTCGTGCAAGGTCTGGCCGATGCGATCCGCGATGACTACCGCGTGATCGCGCTGGATCAGCGGGGGCACGGTGAATCCAGTCGGCCGTCTAGCTTCGCAAATGACCGGTATGTCGACGACACGTTAGCACTGCTGGATTATCTGGGTGTGCAGAAAGCCGTAATTCTCGGTCACTCACTCGGCGGCGTGGTCGCTTACCGATTAGCGGCTCGTCGACCCGAACGAGTTCTCGCTCTTATCGTTGTAGATATCGGCGCGGTTGTTGACAATGACCTGACGTTTGTGGCTAGCTGGCCACACAGAGCGCCGACGCGGGAGGCACTAATTGCGGCTTTGGGTCACTTGGGGCCGGCTCACGCGTATTCAATGCGTCAGTACGAAGATGGTTGGGGGTTACCTTTCGTAGCCGAAGACATGATCATTTCGCAGCGTGAACTCAATGGTGACTACTGGCACGACTGGCTAGCCTCCAGGGTTCCTACTTTTCTCCTACACGGCACGCGAAGCAAAGTCCTTTCATATGAACATGCGGAAGAAATGGCTCATAGGAGACCGAACACAACCCTCGTTCATATCAACGCCGGTCATGCGATATATTACGACAATCCTGATAGGTACGTAGCGGAGGTCCAAAATTTCCTCAAGAGCATCGGTCAGACGCAATAG
- a CDS encoding metal-sensitive transcriptional regulator has product MEPTVVNQSERNCENCHAEGVRKSHHSEKMKGNLIARLNRIEGQIRGVKGLIEKDTYCDDVLNQIAAIQSALNGVGKLLLEGHMKSCVVERIQAGEHEVIDELLITVNKLLK; this is encoded by the coding sequence ATGGAACCCACGGTAGTTAATCAAAGTGAAAGGAATTGCGAAAATTGTCATGCGGAAGGTGTAAGAAAGAGCCATCATTCTGAGAAAATGAAGGGAAATCTAATTGCCCGCTTAAACCGTATTGAAGGACAGATTCGCGGCGTAAAAGGGCTCATTGAAAAAGACACTTATTGTGATGATGTTTTAAACCAGATTGCGGCGATACAATCGGCATTGAATGGTGTCGGTAAGCTTTTGCTGGAAGGACACATGAAGAGCTGTGTGGTGGAACGGATCCAAGCCGGCGAGCATGAGGTCATCGACGAATTACTGATTACGGTGAATAAATTATTGAAATAG
- a CDS encoding heavy-metal-associated domain-containing protein codes for MTCAACANRIEKGLNKLEGVSEETVNFAIEQASVTYTPAKVGLPQIQQKIKSPR; via the coding sequence ATGACGTGCGCTGCTTGCGCCAACCGAATTGAAAAGGGCCTCAACAAGTTGGAAGGCGTGTCTGAAGAAACTGTAAACTTTGCGATTGAGCAGGCATCCGTTACATACACCCCCGCAAAAGTAGGCCTTCCTCAAATCCAGCAAAAGATCAAGTCTCCAAGGTAA